A genome region from Labrys wisconsinensis includes the following:
- a CDS encoding SpoVR family protein — MTSPIHVDRPPAAGSGPLFNAADWTFPTMQRVFEAIEEIAVGELGLEVFPNQIEIISAEQMLDAYCSIGMPLMYAHWSFGKKFVRDETLYRKGYQALAYEIVINSNPCISYYMEENTMAMQTLVLAHAAFGHNHFYKNNYLFQQWTDPDGILDYLDFAKHYVAECEERHGFGAVESVLDAAHALMNQGMFRYKRPAKLKMGEYERRRRERLQHEARTYSDLWRTVPNASPQGEPTLSEQEARERKRRLRLPEENLLYFLEKTSPVLQDWQRELLRIVRNLAQYFYPQRQTKVMNEGCATFVHYTIVNRLFDKGLISEGALLEILHSHSNVVFQPPFDDPRYGGMNPYALGFAMMQDIERICMAPTPEDREWFPDIAGNGDWCGTLKHVWANYRDESFIRQFLSPNLIRRFKLFVLSDKAADPQYRIEAIHDDEGYRRVRNALADSYDVTAAEPDIQVVDVDLLGNRQLVLRHDARNGVGLGPRSRDQVLAHIRTLWGYDVRLEEPAAEIDEIST, encoded by the coding sequence ATGACGAGCCCGATCCACGTCGACCGGCCGCCGGCCGCCGGCTCCGGGCCGCTCTTCAACGCCGCGGACTGGACCTTCCCGACCATGCAGCGCGTGTTCGAGGCGATCGAGGAGATCGCCGTCGGCGAGCTCGGCCTCGAGGTCTTCCCCAACCAGATCGAGATCATCTCGGCCGAGCAGATGCTCGATGCCTATTGCTCCATCGGCATGCCGCTGATGTATGCGCACTGGTCGTTCGGCAAGAAGTTCGTCCGCGACGAGACGCTGTACCGCAAGGGCTACCAGGCGCTGGCCTACGAGATCGTCATCAACTCCAATCCATGTATCAGCTATTACATGGAGGAGAACACCATGGCGATGCAGACGCTGGTGCTGGCGCACGCGGCGTTCGGCCACAACCATTTCTACAAGAACAACTACCTCTTCCAGCAATGGACCGATCCGGACGGCATCCTCGACTATCTCGACTTCGCCAAGCACTATGTGGCGGAGTGCGAGGAGCGCCACGGCTTCGGCGCGGTGGAGAGCGTGCTCGACGCCGCCCATGCGCTGATGAACCAGGGCATGTTCCGCTACAAGCGCCCGGCCAAGCTGAAGATGGGGGAATATGAGCGGCGCCGGCGCGAGCGCCTGCAGCACGAGGCCAGGACCTATAGCGACCTCTGGCGCACCGTGCCGAACGCCTCGCCGCAGGGCGAGCCGACGCTGAGCGAGCAGGAGGCGCGCGAGCGCAAGCGGCGCCTGCGGCTGCCGGAGGAGAACCTGCTCTACTTCCTGGAGAAGACCAGCCCCGTGCTGCAGGACTGGCAGCGCGAGCTGCTGCGCATCGTCCGCAACCTGGCGCAATATTTCTACCCGCAGCGCCAGACCAAGGTGATGAACGAGGGCTGCGCCACCTTCGTCCATTACACCATCGTCAACCGGCTCTTCGACAAGGGCCTGATCTCGGAAGGTGCGCTGCTGGAGATCCTGCACAGCCATTCCAACGTGGTGTTCCAGCCCCCCTTCGACGATCCGCGCTATGGCGGCATGAACCCCTATGCCCTCGGCTTTGCCATGATGCAGGACATCGAGCGCATCTGCATGGCGCCGACGCCGGAGGACCGCGAGTGGTTTCCCGACATCGCCGGCAATGGCGACTGGTGCGGCACGCTCAAGCACGTCTGGGCCAATTACCGCGACGAATCCTTCATCCGCCAGTTCCTCAGCCCGAACCTCATCCGCCGGTTCAAGCTGTTCGTGCTGTCCGACAAGGCGGCCGATCCGCAGTATCGGATCGAGGCCATCCACGACGACGAGGGCTATCGCCGGGTGCGCAACGCCCTCGCCGACAGCTACGACGTCACCGCGGCCGAGCCGGACATCCAGGTGGTGGACGTCGACCTGCTCGGCAACCGCCAGCTCGTGCTGCGCCACGACGCCCGCAACGGCG
- a CDS encoding PrkA family serine protein kinase: MAVSSPKSAEIFNLFSSAYERERREFMSLTDYLAGCRDNPGMYATAAERMVSAIGEPIVLDTSTDLRLGRIFLNRTIKIYPTMTGFFGMEDTIQRVVSYFQHAAQGLEERKQILYLLGPVGGGKSSLAERLKQLMETQPIYVLAAGNEISPIFESPLGLFKPETMGEVLESHYGIARRRLTGICSPWAAKRLDQFDGDISKFSVVRLYPSKLRQINVAKTEPGDENNQDISALVGKIDIRKLEHYAQNDPDAYSYSGGLNRTTQGLLEFVEMFKAPIKVLHPLLTATQEGNYAGTENIGGLPFQGIVLAHSNESEWEQFKNNKNNEAFLDRICVVKVPYCLRVNEEAMIYAKLLEGSELSDAPCAPEVLEILSRFCVLSRLKEHQNSPLFSKMRVYNGDNLKDTDPKAKSIQEYREAAGVSEGMTGISTRFAFKVLSETFNYDTEEIAADPVHLMYVLEQALKREQYPKEVEQRYLDFIKSALAPRYAEFIGREIQKAYIESYSEYGQNLFDRYIAYADAWIEEQDFKDADTGQVFDRQILDGELSKIEKPAGIANPKDFRNEIVKFALRARAGNQGRNPSWTSYEKIREVIEKRMFSQVEDLLPIISFGTKKDSKTEKQHADFLKRMMTRGYTERQVRRLVEWYMRVNKAG; the protein is encoded by the coding sequence ATCGCTGTTTCATCACCGAAGAGTGCTGAAATATTCAACCTCTTCTCATCCGCCTATGAGCGGGAGAGACGAGAGTTCATGAGCCTCACGGATTACCTTGCGGGCTGCCGAGATAATCCCGGGATGTATGCAACGGCAGCCGAACGGATGGTCTCCGCCATCGGCGAACCGATCGTGCTCGATACCAGCACGGATCTGCGCCTGGGCCGGATCTTCCTGAACAGGACAATCAAGATCTATCCGACCATGACCGGCTTTTTCGGCATGGAGGACACGATCCAGCGCGTGGTCAGCTATTTCCAGCATGCGGCGCAGGGGCTGGAGGAGCGCAAGCAGATCCTCTACCTCCTCGGCCCGGTCGGCGGCGGCAAGTCCTCGCTGGCCGAGCGGCTGAAGCAGCTGATGGAGACGCAGCCGATCTACGTGCTGGCCGCCGGCAACGAGATCAGCCCGATCTTCGAATCGCCCCTCGGCCTGTTCAAGCCGGAGACGATGGGCGAGGTCCTGGAGAGCCATTACGGCATCGCCCGCCGCCGCCTGACCGGCATCTGCTCGCCCTGGGCCGCCAAGCGGCTCGACCAGTTCGACGGCGACATCTCCAAGTTCTCCGTGGTGCGGCTCTACCCCTCCAAGCTGCGCCAGATCAACGTCGCCAAGACCGAGCCGGGCGACGAGAACAACCAGGACATCTCCGCCCTGGTCGGCAAGATCGACATCCGCAAGCTCGAGCACTACGCCCAGAACGATCCGGACGCCTACAGCTATTCCGGCGGCCTCAACCGCACCACGCAGGGCCTGCTCGAGTTCGTCGAGATGTTCAAGGCGCCGATCAAGGTGCTGCACCCCCTGCTGACCGCGACGCAGGAGGGAAACTACGCCGGCACGGAGAATATCGGCGGCCTGCCCTTCCAGGGCATCGTCCTCGCCCATTCCAACGAATCGGAATGGGAGCAGTTCAAGAACAACAAGAACAACGAGGCCTTCCTCGACCGCATCTGCGTGGTCAAGGTCCCCTACTGCCTGCGCGTCAACGAGGAGGCGATGATCTACGCCAAGCTGCTGGAAGGCAGCGAGCTCAGCGACGCCCCCTGCGCGCCGGAGGTGCTGGAGATCCTCAGCCGCTTCTGCGTGCTCTCGCGCCTCAAGGAGCACCAGAACTCGCCGCTCTTCTCCAAGATGCGGGTCTACAACGGCGACAACCTGAAGGACACGGACCCGAAGGCCAAGTCGATCCAGGAATATCGCGAGGCGGCCGGCGTGTCCGAGGGCATGACCGGCATCTCGACGCGCTTCGCCTTCAAGGTGCTGTCCGAGACCTTCAACTACGACACCGAGGAGATCGCCGCCGACCCCGTGCACCTGATGTATGTGCTCGAGCAGGCGCTCAAGCGCGAGCAGTACCCCAAGGAGGTCGAGCAGCGCTATCTCGACTTCATCAAGTCGGCCCTGGCGCCGCGCTATGCCGAGTTCATCGGCCGCGAGATCCAGAAGGCCTATATCGAATCCTACAGCGAGTACGGCCAGAACCTGTTCGACCGCTACATCGCCTATGCCGACGCCTGGATCGAGGAGCAGGACTTCAAGGACGCCGACACCGGCCAGGTGTTCGACCGCCAGATCCTCGACGGCGAGCTCTCCAAGATCGAGAAGCCGGCCGGCATCGCCAATCCCAAGGACTTCCGCAACGAGATCGTCAAGTTCGCCCTGCGGGCCCGGGCGGGCAATCAGGGGCGCAACCCGTCCTGGACCAGCTACGAGAAGATCAGGGAGGTCATCGAGAAGCGCATGTTCAGCCAGGTCGAGGACCTTCTGCCGATCATCAGCTTCGGCACCAAGAAGGACTCGAAGACCGAGAAGCAGCACGCCGACTTCCTCAAGCGGATGATGACGCGCGGCTACACGGAACGGCAGGTCCGCCGGCTGGTTGAATGGTACATGCGGGTCAACAAGGCCGGGTGA
- the gyrA gene encoding DNA gyrase subunit A — translation MTDENDKRPGDGEPSEIRSVSITDEMRRSYLDYAMSVIVSRALPDARDGLKPVHRRIIYSMYENGHTPEKKYVKSANIVGAVMGQYHPHGDQAIYFALVRMAQFFSMRLMLVDGQGNFGSVDGDMPAAMRYTESRMSKAAVALIDDIDKDTVDFQDNYDGTRQEPTVLPAQFPNLLVNGAGGIAVGMATNIPPHNLGEVVDACLAYIENPGITIDELTEIIPGPDFPTGAQIIGRSGIRAAYQTGRGSIIMRATAAVEEIRRDREAIVVTELPYQVNKATLQENIAELVRDKRLEGISDVRDESDRKGMRLVIELKRDAVGDVVLNQLYRFTQLQTNFGCNMVALNGGKPEVLNLKDFITAFVDFREEVISRRTKFLLNKARDRAHILCGLATAVANIDEVIRIIRTSPDPNVAREALMGRDWPTGDIAPLILLVDDPKHPMNPDGTYRLSEAQARAILDLRLARLTALGRDEIGEELQKLADQIRDYLDILRSRARIMGIVRSELEAIKAAHATPRLTQILDSDADFEDEDLIQREDMVVTVSHAGYVKRVPLSTYRAQRRGGKGRAGMQTREEDFVTRLFVANTHTPVLFFSSKGRVYKEKVWRLPLATPQGRGKALINLLPIEGDERITSIMPLPEDENSWSTLHIMFATSSGSVRRNDLSDFVQVNRAGKIAMKLEEGEQICDVSICTESDDIVLTTAEGQCIRFPVGEVRVFKGRDSMGVRGIRLEEGDTIISMAVIRHMEITPEERATYFRMRRAVLGEAESGEAENGEEEAAGPVEISTERYAELSAAEQFILTVSENGYGKRTSAFEYRITGRGGKGIVAMAVNERNGPLVSSWPVEPSDQIMLVTDGGQLIRCPVEGIRVVSRGSQGVIVFNTAEGERVVSVERISDDGEEDEPATE, via the coding sequence TTGACTGACGAGAACGACAAGCGCCCGGGCGACGGCGAGCCGTCCGAGATCCGGTCCGTTTCCATCACCGACGAAATGCGCCGCAGCTATCTCGACTACGCCATGAGCGTGATCGTGAGCCGCGCCTTGCCGGACGCCCGCGACGGGCTGAAGCCGGTGCACCGGCGCATCATCTATTCCATGTACGAGAACGGGCACACGCCCGAGAAGAAATACGTCAAGTCCGCCAACATCGTCGGCGCCGTCATGGGTCAGTACCACCCGCATGGCGACCAGGCGATCTATTTTGCGCTGGTGCGCATGGCGCAGTTCTTCTCGATGCGGCTGATGCTGGTCGACGGGCAGGGCAATTTCGGCTCGGTCGACGGCGACATGCCGGCGGCCATGCGCTACACCGAATCGCGCATGTCCAAGGCGGCGGTGGCGCTGATCGACGACATCGACAAGGACACGGTCGATTTCCAGGACAACTACGACGGCACCAGGCAGGAGCCCACCGTCCTGCCGGCGCAGTTCCCCAACCTCCTGGTCAACGGGGCGGGCGGCATCGCGGTCGGCATGGCCACCAACATCCCGCCGCACAATCTCGGCGAAGTCGTCGACGCGTGCCTGGCCTATATCGAGAATCCCGGCATCACCATCGACGAATTGACGGAGATCATCCCCGGGCCGGACTTTCCCACCGGTGCCCAGATCATCGGGCGCAGCGGCATCCGCGCCGCCTACCAGACCGGCCGCGGCTCGATCATCATGCGCGCCACGGCGGCGGTGGAGGAGATCCGCCGGGACCGCGAGGCCATCGTCGTCACCGAGCTGCCCTACCAGGTCAACAAGGCGACGCTGCAGGAAAACATCGCCGAGCTCGTGCGCGACAAGCGGCTCGAGGGCATCTCCGACGTGCGCGACGAGTCCGACCGCAAGGGCATGCGCCTGGTGATCGAGCTCAAGCGCGACGCGGTCGGCGACGTGGTGCTGAACCAGCTCTACCGCTTCACCCAGCTGCAGACCAATTTCGGCTGCAACATGGTGGCGCTCAACGGCGGCAAGCCGGAGGTGCTCAACCTCAAGGACTTCATCACCGCCTTCGTCGACTTCCGCGAGGAGGTGATCTCGCGGCGCACCAAGTTCCTGCTCAACAAGGCTCGCGACCGCGCCCATATCCTGTGCGGCCTCGCCACCGCCGTCGCCAATATCGACGAGGTGATCCGCATCATCCGCACCAGCCCGGATCCGAACGTGGCGCGCGAGGCGCTGATGGGGCGCGACTGGCCGACCGGCGACATCGCGCCGCTGATCCTGCTGGTGGACGATCCCAAGCACCCGATGAACCCGGACGGCACCTATCGCCTGTCGGAAGCGCAGGCGCGCGCCATCCTCGACCTGCGCCTCGCCCGCCTGACGGCTCTGGGCCGCGACGAGATCGGCGAGGAGCTGCAGAAGCTCGCCGACCAGATCCGCGACTATCTCGACATCCTGCGCTCGCGCGCCCGGATCATGGGCATCGTCCGCAGCGAGCTGGAGGCGATCAAGGCGGCGCACGCGACGCCGCGCCTGACCCAGATCCTCGATTCCGACGCCGATTTCGAGGACGAGGATCTGATCCAGCGCGAGGACATGGTGGTGACGGTCAGCCATGCCGGCTACGTCAAGCGCGTGCCGCTCTCCACCTACCGGGCGCAGCGGCGCGGCGGCAAGGGCCGGGCCGGCATGCAGACCCGCGAGGAGGATTTCGTCACCCGCCTGTTCGTGGCCAACACCCACACGCCGGTGCTGTTCTTCTCCTCCAAGGGGCGCGTCTACAAGGAGAAGGTCTGGCGCCTGCCGCTGGCCACGCCCCAGGGGCGCGGCAAGGCGCTGATCAACCTCCTGCCGATCGAGGGCGACGAGCGGATCACCTCGATCATGCCGCTGCCGGAGGACGAGAACTCCTGGTCGACGCTGCACATCATGTTCGCCACCAGCTCCGGCTCGGTGCGGCGCAACGACCTGTCCGACTTCGTGCAGGTCAACCGCGCCGGCAAGATCGCCATGAAGCTGGAGGAAGGCGAGCAGATCTGCGACGTCTCCATCTGCACCGAGAGCGACGACATCGTGCTGACCACGGCCGAGGGCCAGTGCATCCGCTTCCCCGTCGGCGAGGTGCGGGTGTTCAAGGGCCGCGATTCCATGGGCGTGCGCGGCATCCGCCTGGAGGAGGGCGACACCATCATCTCCATGGCGGTGATCCGCCACATGGAGATCACGCCGGAGGAGCGCGCCACCTATTTCCGCATGCGCCGGGCGGTGCTGGGCGAGGCGGAGAGCGGCGAAGCGGAGAATGGCGAGGAGGAGGCCGCGGGCCCGGTCGAGATCTCGACCGAGCGCTATGCCGAGCTCTCGGCGGCCGAGCAGTTCATCCTCACCGTCTCGGAGAACGGCTACGGCAAGCGCACCTCGGCCTTCGAGTACCGGATCACCGGACGCGGCGGCAAGGGCATCGTCGCCATGGCGGTGAACGAGCGCAACGGACCGCTGGTCTCGTCCTGGCCGGTGGAGCCCTCCGACCAGATCATGCTGGTCACCGACGGCGGCCAGCTGATCCGCTGCCCG
- a CDS encoding YeaH/YhbH family protein: MPQFIDRRLNPRDKSLGNRQRFLQRTRGQVRDAVDRAVRDRAIADAAKGGSVSIPAKGIGEPQFQLSDSGGDRERVFPGNKEFVTGDQIDKPPSGGGGSGRDASPSGSEEDKFVFMLSEDEFLDILFEDLELPDMIKASLKDTSGSEPRRAGYSNDGTTPNLNVLRTMRHSLSRRLALRRPTTEQIRRLDEEITALSEKEPLDGADRQRRVVATAELERLRRLQRAIPYIDPIDVRYNRFEPRPVPRTKAVMFCLMDVSASMGEREKDLAKRFFILLHLFLKRRYDRVELVFVRHTHEAAEVDEQEFFYGRESGGTVVSAALKKMLEIRERRYPVAEWNIYCAQASDGDNSSSDTAGCVALLLNEILPLSQYYAYIEIADRRDDDNRTAPTSGKELWRGYAALPLQAANFAMKQVGGRADIYPVFRELFAKQNQKATR; encoded by the coding sequence ATGCCGCAATTCATCGACCGCCGGCTCAATCCACGGGATAAGAGCCTGGGCAATCGCCAACGCTTCCTGCAGCGCACGCGCGGGCAGGTGCGGGACGCCGTCGACAGGGCGGTCCGGGACCGGGCCATCGCCGATGCCGCCAAGGGCGGCTCGGTGTCGATCCCGGCCAAGGGCATCGGCGAGCCGCAGTTCCAGCTCTCCGATTCCGGCGGCGACCGCGAACGGGTCTTCCCCGGCAACAAGGAGTTCGTCACCGGCGACCAGATCGACAAGCCGCCGTCGGGCGGCGGCGGGTCCGGCCGGGACGCCTCGCCCTCGGGCTCGGAGGAGGACAAGTTCGTCTTCATGCTGTCGGAGGACGAGTTCCTCGACATCCTGTTTGAGGACCTCGAGCTGCCCGACATGATCAAGGCCTCGCTCAAGGACACGAGCGGCAGCGAGCCGAGGCGCGCGGGCTATTCCAACGACGGCACCACGCCCAACCTCAACGTGCTGCGCACCATGCGCCACAGCCTCAGCCGCCGGCTCGCGCTGCGCCGCCCGACCACCGAGCAGATCCGCCGCCTCGATGAGGAGATCACGGCGCTGTCGGAGAAGGAGCCCCTCGACGGCGCCGACCGGCAGCGCCGGGTCGTGGCCACCGCCGAGCTGGAGCGGCTGCGGCGCCTGCAGCGCGCCATCCCCTACATCGACCCGATCGACGTGCGCTACAACCGGTTCGAGCCCCGGCCGGTGCCGCGCACCAAGGCGGTGATGTTCTGCCTGATGGACGTCTCCGCCTCGATGGGCGAGCGCGAGAAGGACCTCGCCAAGCGCTTCTTCATCCTGCTGCACCTGTTCCTGAAGCGCCGCTACGACCGGGTCGAGCTGGTCTTCGTCCGCCACACCCACGAGGCGGCGGAGGTCGACGAGCAGGAATTCTTCTACGGTCGCGAGTCCGGCGGCACGGTGGTCAGCGCCGCGCTGAAGAAGATGCTCGAGATCCGCGAGCGGCGCTATCCCGTGGCCGAGTGGAACATCTATTGCGCCCAGGCATCCGACGGCGACAATTCCTCCAGCGACACGGCCGGCTGCGTGGCGCTGCTTCTCAACGAGATCCTGCCGCTGTCCCAGTACTACGCCTATATCGAGATCGCCGACCGGCGCGACGACGACAACCGCACCGCGCCGACCAGCGGCAAGGAGCTGTGGCGCGGCTATGCCGCCTTGCCCCTGCAGGCCGCCAACTTCGCCATGAAGCAGGTCGGCGGCCGGGCCGACATCTACCCCGTGTTCCGCGAGCTCTTCGCCAAGCAGAACCAGAAGGCCACGCGATGA